One segment of Candidatus Sericytochromatia bacterium DNA contains the following:
- a CDS encoding NADH-quinone oxidoreductase subunit I: MSHNAPIDLSRFARAESSDAFPVAPDGFHEPVQTVDRNINTLGESVYLLEIAKGLAVTAGHVVKNLIGLKPMNTVGYPEVKRAIPEGYRGKHRLTTRVDGSTKCVACMMCATACPAECIHIVPAESEDPDIERYPDRFDIDLLECVFCGMCVEACPVDAIRMDSGVYSLTAFDRESFWVTKEELMQVKPDPHPAGQTY, from the coding sequence ATGAGTCACAACGCACCCATTGACCTGTCTCGCTTCGCCCGCGCGGAGTCCTCGGACGCCTTCCCGGTCGCGCCGGACGGTTTTCACGAGCCGGTTCAGACGGTTGACCGCAACATCAACACCCTGGGGGAATCGGTTTATTTGCTGGAGATTGCCAAGGGTTTGGCGGTCACGGCCGGCCACGTGGTCAAGAACCTGATTGGTCTCAAGCCGATGAACACGGTCGGCTATCCTGAGGTGAAGCGCGCGATTCCCGAGGGCTACCGCGGCAAGCATCGCTTGACCACTCGGGTGGACGGCAGCACCAAGTGCGTGGCCTGCATGATGTGCGCCACGGCGTGTCCCGCCGAATGTATTCACATCGTGCCCGCCGAAAGCGAAGATCCCGACATCGAGCGCTATCCGGATCGTTTCGACATCGATCTGCTGGAGTGTGTGTTCTGCGGGATGTGCGTGGAGGCTTGCCCGGTGGATGCGATCCGGATGGACTCGGGCGTTTACTCCCTCACCGCCTTCGACCGCGAAAGCTTCTGGGTGACCAAGGAAGAACTGATGCAGGTCAAGCCTGACCCACATCCCGCCGGCCAGACGTACTGA
- a CDS encoding NADH-quinone oxidoreductase subunit N: MTTLAPLFPLFLLTGIALVAMLMSAMLRDATRVAYFSAAGLLAVLGLSVHQWSQRPEATSLFGGAVTVDGFSYFFYVLFSIIGMVVVLMALPQFESEGANRGEFYTLMLFSLLGMFVMVSSDDLMTLFLGFETMSLAIYVLVGWRRHLLRSNEAVLKYFFLGSLAAAIFLYGIALIYGSAGSVNLQSIGASLVAADSTLKLNAMFTAGVLLVLVGVAFKVAAVPFHMWAPDVYEGAPAPVTAFMATAVKAAAFALAVRLSLCFFAAEQLHAIAQFLLFNLAVLTMFVGNMFALVQRNVKRMLAYSGIAHTGYLLVGLAALPSPDAGAALLFYLVAYAFTNLGALGVVTFLGGREEGLSNVEDFAGLAWRYPLAGICMAVCMFSLIGFPLTAGFFGKYMLFAAALKANMLSLVLVAIVNSILSVYYYLRVVVTMYMQPETDAAAARPALPVATQLVLGYTTCAVVWAGLGTFNITPLLPGLSPLVGRAEASIQSLISPPIRR; the protein is encoded by the coding sequence ATGACCACCCTCGCGCCACTCTTCCCTCTATTTTTGCTGACCGGCATCGCGCTGGTGGCCATGCTGATGTCGGCCATGTTGCGCGATGCGACGCGCGTCGCGTATTTCTCTGCGGCTGGGTTGCTCGCGGTATTGGGCCTCTCGGTTCACCAATGGTCCCAACGCCCGGAGGCGACGAGCCTGTTTGGTGGCGCCGTGACCGTGGATGGGTTCTCCTATTTCTTCTACGTGCTGTTCTCCATCATCGGGATGGTGGTGGTCTTGATGGCCCTGCCTCAGTTCGAGAGCGAAGGGGCGAATCGCGGAGAATTCTACACGCTCATGCTGTTCAGCCTGCTGGGCATGTTCGTGATGGTGTCCTCGGATGACCTGATGACGCTGTTCCTCGGATTCGAGACGATGTCCCTGGCCATCTATGTGCTGGTGGGCTGGCGTCGGCATCTGCTGCGGTCCAACGAGGCGGTTCTCAAGTACTTCTTCCTCGGCTCCTTGGCTGCCGCCATCTTCCTGTACGGCATTGCCTTGATTTACGGGTCAGCTGGCAGCGTCAACCTGCAGTCGATTGGGGCTTCGCTGGTGGCGGCTGACAGCACCTTGAAACTCAACGCGATGTTCACGGCTGGCGTTCTGTTGGTGCTGGTGGGCGTGGCCTTCAAGGTCGCGGCCGTGCCGTTCCACATGTGGGCGCCTGACGTGTACGAAGGGGCGCCTGCGCCGGTGACGGCCTTCATGGCGACGGCCGTCAAGGCAGCAGCTTTCGCGCTGGCCGTGCGGCTTTCCCTTTGTTTCTTTGCCGCTGAGCAATTGCACGCCATCGCGCAGTTCCTGCTCTTTAACCTGGCCGTGTTGACGATGTTCGTGGGCAACATGTTCGCGCTGGTGCAGCGCAATGTGAAGCGAATGCTGGCCTATTCGGGGATCGCCCATACCGGCTACTTGCTGGTCGGTTTGGCGGCCTTGCCTTCACCGGATGCTGGGGCGGCGCTGTTGTTTTACCTCGTGGCCTATGCCTTCACGAACCTGGGTGCTTTGGGTGTCGTGACCTTCCTCGGCGGTCGCGAGGAGGGTCTCTCGAACGTGGAGGACTTCGCCGGGTTGGCCTGGCGCTATCCCCTCGCGGGCATTTGCATGGCGGTTTGCATGTTCTCCCTGATTGGATTCCCGCTCACGGCGGGTTTCTTCGGCAAGTACATGCTGTTTGCCGCCGCCTTGAAGGCCAACATGCTGTCACTGGTGCTGGTGGCGATCGTCAACAGCATCCTGTCGGTTTACTACTACCTGCGGGTGGTGGTGACCATGTACATGCAGCCAGAAACGGATGCAGCGGCTGCTCGTCCTGCATTGCCGGTTGCCACCCAGCTGGTGCTTGGATACACGACGTGTGCCGTGGTGTGGGCCGGCCTGGGTACCTTCAACATCACGCCCTTGCTGCCTGGCCTCTCGCCGTTGGTGGGCAGGGCCGAGGCTTCGATCCAGTCTCTGATCTCGCCCCCCATCCGCCGTTGA
- a CDS encoding 2Fe-2S iron-sulfur cluster-binding protein, which translates to MATFSLNGKQVDAPDGMNLIEAAKLHGVEIPHYCYHPGLSVAGNCRMCLCEVEGARGPQIACAQQVKDGLVVRTDTPAVEKMRKGVQEFLLLNHPIDCPICDQAGECRLQDYYMEYGKYDNRSDVNKVQKEKALDIGPMVVLDQERCILCTRCVRFCEEISDSHELIVSGRGDTSVIETFPGKQLDNPYSGNVVDVCPVGALTSKDFRFKMRVWFMKTVKSVCTGCSRGCNVLLDYKDEVAYRYRPRANAHVNGHWMCDAGRLSYKAIHENRLSHVSIRGQQAPFMDALREVSGLMLGDRPADAYAVVGSPFSSLEANQALLALAARFMPGVTRLAWDSTAAGPQDDFLREADQSPNRAGVRYLGFDGSRQALLQALQGGRLQVLFILNNDLAQDAEVAEALRKVPVRIYLGAHTNATSALATHVLPVATHAEQYGSFINFQGRLQRFFQAFEAPGDAVPEWELLSRIGRELDRTFGWADVEEVWADLRAAHAELASLSWYGIPDEGFQIPSLGDVQAAPLGVGRGRALATSSSH; encoded by the coding sequence ATGGCTACCTTCTCGCTCAATGGCAAGCAGGTCGACGCGCCGGATGGGATGAACCTCATCGAGGCGGCCAAGCTTCACGGCGTCGAGATTCCCCACTATTGCTACCACCCTGGTTTGAGCGTGGCAGGCAACTGCCGCATGTGCCTTTGCGAGGTCGAGGGAGCGCGTGGTCCGCAGATCGCCTGCGCACAGCAGGTGAAAGACGGTCTGGTGGTGCGCACGGACACGCCGGCGGTCGAGAAAATGCGCAAGGGGGTGCAAGAGTTCTTGTTGCTCAATCACCCCATCGATTGTCCGATCTGCGACCAGGCCGGCGAGTGTCGTCTGCAGGACTACTACATGGAGTACGGGAAGTACGACAACCGCTCCGACGTCAACAAGGTCCAGAAGGAAAAGGCCCTTGATATTGGACCGATGGTGGTTCTGGACCAGGAGCGCTGCATCCTTTGCACCCGCTGTGTACGTTTCTGTGAGGAAATTTCTGACTCGCACGAGCTGATTGTGAGTGGACGCGGTGACACCTCCGTCATCGAGACCTTCCCGGGCAAACAACTCGACAATCCTTACTCGGGCAACGTCGTGGACGTGTGTCCGGTGGGCGCCCTGACCAGCAAGGATTTCCGTTTCAAGATGCGGGTCTGGTTCATGAAGACGGTCAAGAGCGTTTGCACGGGTTGCAGCCGCGGCTGCAACGTCTTGCTTGATTACAAGGATGAGGTGGCCTATCGTTACCGCCCACGCGCCAATGCTCACGTGAACGGCCACTGGATGTGTGACGCGGGTCGCCTGAGTTACAAAGCCATCCACGAAAACCGACTGTCGCACGTTTCGATTCGCGGTCAGCAGGCGCCCTTCATGGATGCTCTGCGAGAGGTGTCGGGCTTGATGCTGGGCGACCGCCCTGCGGACGCTTACGCGGTCGTCGGTTCGCCGTTCAGTTCGCTGGAGGCGAACCAGGCGTTGTTGGCGCTGGCGGCGCGATTCATGCCGGGGGTCACCCGTCTGGCCTGGGACTCGACCGCGGCTGGGCCACAAGACGACTTTTTGCGCGAGGCGGACCAATCCCCCAACCGAGCGGGGGTGCGCTACCTCGGCTTCGACGGCTCCCGTCAGGCCCTTCTGCAGGCCTTGCAAGGCGGGCGTCTGCAGGTGCTGTTCATCCTGAACAACGACCTGGCTCAGGATGCCGAGGTGGCCGAAGCCCTGCGTAAGGTGCCTGTCCGCATTTACCTGGGCGCTCACACCAATGCGACATCGGCGCTCGCCACGCACGTCCTTCCGGTGGCGACTCACGCCGAGCAGTACGGCAGTTTCATCAATTTCCAGGGTCGCCTTCAGCGGTTTTTCCAAGCGTTCGAGGCACCCGGAGACGCGGTTCCCGAGTGGGAACTGCTCTCCCGGATCGGGCGCGAATTGGATCGGACGTTCGGCTGGGCCGACGTCGAGGAGGTGTGGGCGGACCTACGCGCTGCCCACGCCGAACTGGCCTCGCTCAGCTGGTATGGCATTCCCGACGAGGGCTTCCAGATTCCTTCCCTGGGAGACGTCCAGGCGGCACCGCTCGGTGTTGGTCGTGGGCGCGCCCTGGCCACCTCTTCTTCTCACTGA
- a CDS encoding complex I subunit 1 family protein — protein MSHWLDPIIAIILNLVVIGVVLQIVPLLIWLERKGAAYIQDRPGPERAAVGPLRLAGLFHVVADAIKLFFKESVIPAGANRFYYIAAPVIVVAIAFSTICIVPFFDTVDFNRVGLSGWPTVWGQVLDIDPGILWFFAIASLTVYGIIFAGWSSNNKYSLLGAMRASAAVLSYEIPLGLSVIGALMLYGTVSLPEIARWQGAHTWGIFLQPIAAIIFIVCAFAETNRVPFDLAESESELVAGYHTEYSAMKFGMFFLAEYSAMVVSSALFATLFLGGWQVPFLPTETIIAHIGPVAFWTLAGVGTLFLALTAVALVKFVEQAGRWNDVRDFEGLLIAGLLAGGAVTFLGAAIVVKIVALPVWFAPIFAAVLQFHVFLAKVLFLCWVFVWVRWTLPRFRYDQVMNLGWRTLLPLALVNILLTGVVITVMKP, from the coding sequence ATGTCCCACTGGCTCGACCCCATCATCGCCATCATTCTCAATCTCGTTGTCATCGGCGTGGTCTTGCAGATCGTGCCTTTGCTGATCTGGCTCGAACGGAAAGGGGCTGCGTACATTCAGGATCGACCTGGTCCTGAACGTGCAGCGGTCGGTCCGTTGCGCCTGGCCGGTCTGTTTCACGTGGTGGCCGACGCCATCAAGCTGTTCTTCAAAGAAAGCGTGATTCCGGCTGGCGCGAACCGCTTCTATTACATTGCGGCTCCGGTCATCGTGGTCGCCATTGCCTTTTCGACCATTTGCATCGTGCCCTTTTTCGACACGGTAGACTTCAATCGCGTGGGGCTCTCCGGATGGCCGACCGTGTGGGGGCAGGTGCTGGACATCGACCCAGGCATCCTCTGGTTTTTCGCGATTGCCTCGCTGACGGTATATGGCATCATCTTTGCCGGCTGGTCCAGTAACAACAAGTACTCATTGCTGGGGGCCATGCGTGCGTCGGCCGCGGTGCTGAGCTACGAGATTCCCCTCGGCCTCTCGGTGATCGGCGCCCTGATGCTGTATGGCACGGTGAGCTTGCCCGAGATTGCACGCTGGCAAGGGGCCCACACCTGGGGGATCTTCTTGCAGCCCATCGCCGCCATCATTTTCATTGTCTGTGCCTTTGCCGAAACCAACCGCGTGCCATTCGATCTCGCCGAGTCGGAATCGGAGCTGGTCGCCGGTTATCACACCGAGTACTCTGCGATGAAGTTCGGCATGTTCTTTTTGGCGGAGTATTCCGCGATGGTGGTGAGCTCGGCCTTGTTTGCCACCCTTTTCCTCGGGGGCTGGCAGGTGCCCTTCCTCCCGACCGAGACCATCATTGCCCACATCGGGCCCGTCGCCTTCTGGACGTTAGCCGGGGTAGGCACCCTGTTCCTGGCCCTGACGGCCGTGGCGCTCGTCAAGTTTGTGGAGCAAGCCGGACGCTGGAACGACGTTCGTGACTTTGAAGGGCTGTTGATCGCGGGCCTTCTGGCCGGCGGCGCCGTGACCTTCTTGGGCGCGGCCATTGTCGTCAAAATCGTGGCGTTGCCGGTGTGGTTCGCCCCAATCTTCGCCGCGGTGCTGCAATTTCACGTTTTTCTTGCCAAGGTTCTCTTTCTCTGCTGGGTGTTCGTCTGGGTTCGCTGGACCCTGCCGCGCTTCCGGTATGACCAGGTGATGAACCTGGGTTGGCGCACCCTCCTCCCTCTAGCCCTTGTGAACATTCTGCTCACGGGGGTGGTGATCACGGTGATGAAACCATGA
- the nuoL gene encoding NADH-quinone oxidoreductase subunit L, whose product MTSSHLVSLVPLFPLLGAIVLGLTALFYAHKPEGPNKTLVALIACLGPVLSCVVATRLFLGLSEHPQGYVHTAFTWFSVGSLHVPVEFWVDRLSGVMIMIVTFVGSLIHIYSIGYMGHERGFTRFFTYLNLFTFSMLVLVLGKNMPLLFLGWEGVGACSYLLIGYYFTETEKALAANKAFIVNRVGDFGFLLGLFTLFWYLGSKGVWTVDFATVRDSAHLVGPSMAAVIGLLLFVGAMGKSAQIPLHTWLADAMAGPTPVSALIHAATMVTAGVYMVARMATLYDLAPQAGHLVSVIGMVTAIMAATIAITQHNIKKVLAYSTVSQLGYMFAAVGAGAYAAGIFHLFTHAFFKALLFLGAGAVIHAMHHEEEMDHYGGLRRKLPFTATIMLIGCVAIAGIPPLAGFFSKDAILFAQWENGWLWLYGVGLFTSFLTAFYMFRMWILTFTGAPRQADLFAHAHEGPSVMNGPLAILALGTLVVGFVGLPEVMGGSALAAWLAPAVGAHAHLPAGADEATTLWLHQKELLLASFAVIAGGLGILLAYLRHGSHRAPVFGRAKGLFAVFQDRWYFDHVYDAVLVKPAIHLVGWGNRHVIEPFIVDGLVRVIPRFYLALSQSVQLIQTGAVRVYAYVMLLGTLTVLYVVLTKWSF is encoded by the coding sequence ATGACTTCCAGCCACCTCGTCAGCCTCGTACCCCTCTTCCCCCTCCTCGGGGCCATTGTGCTGGGCTTGACCGCGCTGTTCTATGCGCACAAGCCGGAGGGGCCCAATAAAACCCTGGTGGCCTTGATTGCTTGCCTTGGTCCTGTGCTGTCTTGCGTGGTGGCGACTCGGTTGTTCCTTGGGCTTTCCGAACATCCTCAGGGTTACGTCCATACGGCCTTTACCTGGTTTTCGGTTGGCTCGCTGCACGTGCCCGTCGAGTTCTGGGTCGACCGCCTGAGCGGTGTGATGATCATGATCGTGACCTTCGTGGGCTCTCTGATCCACATCTACTCGATCGGTTACATGGGGCACGAACGGGGCTTTACCCGCTTCTTCACCTACTTGAATCTGTTCACCTTTTCCATGCTGGTATTGGTGCTCGGCAAGAACATGCCGCTGCTGTTCCTCGGCTGGGAAGGCGTGGGTGCTTGTTCCTATCTGCTGATTGGCTATTACTTCACGGAGACGGAGAAGGCGTTGGCGGCCAACAAGGCGTTCATCGTCAACCGCGTGGGCGACTTTGGCTTCCTGCTGGGCCTCTTTACTTTGTTCTGGTACCTCGGCAGCAAGGGTGTTTGGACGGTTGATTTCGCCACCGTGCGCGACAGCGCCCACCTGGTCGGCCCCTCGATGGCCGCGGTGATTGGGCTGTTGCTTTTCGTCGGGGCCATGGGCAAGAGCGCCCAAATTCCCTTGCACACGTGGTTGGCGGATGCGATGGCGGGTCCAACGCCCGTTTCGGCCCTCATCCACGCGGCCACGATGGTGACGGCAGGCGTTTACATGGTCGCCCGCATGGCCACGTTGTACGACCTGGCTCCGCAGGCCGGCCACCTCGTGTCGGTGATCGGGATGGTGACGGCCATTATGGCAGCCACCATCGCGATCACCCAGCACAACATCAAGAAAGTTCTGGCCTACTCGACGGTCTCTCAGTTGGGCTACATGTTCGCGGCCGTGGGCGCTGGAGCCTACGCGGCCGGTATCTTCCACCTCTTCACCCACGCCTTCTTCAAGGCCCTGCTGTTCCTCGGGGCTGGTGCGGTGATTCACGCGATGCACCACGAGGAGGAGATGGACCACTACGGTGGTTTGCGCAGGAAACTGCCATTCACCGCCACGATCATGCTCATTGGTTGCGTGGCGATCGCCGGCATTCCTCCTTTGGCCGGCTTCTTTTCGAAGGACGCGATCTTGTTTGCTCAGTGGGAGAATGGCTGGCTCTGGCTTTATGGCGTGGGACTTTTCACGTCCTTCCTGACGGCGTTCTACATGTTCCGGATGTGGATCCTGACGTTCACCGGCGCCCCTCGCCAGGCGGACCTGTTTGCCCATGCCCACGAGGGACCATCCGTGATGAACGGACCGCTTGCCATCTTGGCGCTCGGTACCCTGGTGGTCGGGTTCGTGGGGCTCCCGGAGGTGATGGGCGGGTCGGCTTTGGCCGCCTGGCTTGCGCCGGCCGTTGGCGCGCACGCCCACCTGCCGGCAGGGGCCGATGAAGCGACCACGTTATGGTTGCATCAGAAGGAACTTTTGCTGGCTTCCTTTGCCGTGATCGCTGGCGGGTTGGGCATTCTGCTCGCCTATCTGCGCCACGGCAGCCATCGTGCACCCGTGTTCGGGCGGGCCAAGGGCCTGTTTGCGGTCTTCCAGGACCGCTGGTACTTCGACCACGTCTACGACGCCGTGTTGGTGAAGCCCGCCATCCATCTGGTGGGTTGGGGCAACCGTCACGTCATCGAGCCGTTCATTGTCGATGGACTGGTGCGTGTGATCCCCCGCTTCTACCTGGCACTCTCCCAGTCTGTTCAGCTGATCCAGACAGGGGCTGTTCGTGTTTACGCTTACGTGATGCTGCTCGGCACCTTGACCGTGCTCTACGTTGTCCTGACCAAGTGGTCCTTCTGA
- a CDS encoding NADH-quinone oxidoreductase subunit J, with product MHPLFFYLLSALAIVAALAMITQRQPLTAAFLLVVSFLGLAGLYAMLMAPLLAILQVLVYAGAIMALVVFVIMLLNVREADLPHEPHLAWHLGGALAVSAVLFSLLNSVIARFVTLPAPPAQLVARYGAHASGEPRFGGIDAVGLELFTRYTFPFEVISILLTVAVVGVVVLAKRRI from the coding sequence ATGCACCCGCTCTTCTTCTATCTGCTCTCGGCTCTGGCGATTGTCGCTGCGCTCGCCATGATCACGCAGCGACAGCCCCTGACCGCTGCCTTTTTGCTCGTGGTGAGCTTCTTGGGCTTGGCCGGGCTGTATGCCATGCTGATGGCACCCCTGCTGGCGATTCTTCAGGTGCTGGTCTATGCCGGCGCCATCATGGCCCTGGTGGTGTTTGTCATTATGCTATTGAACGTGCGGGAGGCTGATCTGCCGCACGAACCTCATCTGGCCTGGCACCTGGGTGGCGCGCTGGCTGTGTCGGCCGTGCTTTTCTCCTTGTTGAACTCGGTGATTGCGCGCTTTGTAACTCTTCCCGCCCCCCCGGCCCAACTGGTCGCTCGTTACGGCGCGCACGCTTCCGGTGAGCCGCGCTTCGGTGGCATTGATGCGGTCGGCCTGGAGTTGTTCACGCGTTACACCTTCCCATTCGAAGTCATCTCGATTCTCCTGACGGTCGCCGTCGTCGGGGTCGTGGTGTTGGCCAAGCGCCGAATCTGA
- the nuoK gene encoding NADH-quinone oxidoreductase subunit NuoK: MVPTSHFLIVSAALFCIGLAGFVARRNLFIIFMSVELMLNGVNLSFLAFARHLGDLGGHIFTFLVIALAAAEAAIGLAIVILIFKNAGETAESDALSVDNYQALKH, from the coding sequence ATGGTGCCTACCAGCCATTTTCTCATCGTCAGCGCGGCCCTGTTTTGCATCGGGCTCGCCGGCTTTGTTGCCCGGCGCAATCTTTTTATCATCTTCATGTCTGTTGAGTTGATGCTCAATGGCGTGAACCTGAGCTTTTTGGCCTTTGCCCGCCACCTCGGTGACCTCGGCGGCCACATCTTCACCTTCCTTGTTATTGCCCTCGCGGCCGCCGAAGCCGCGATCGGCTTGGCCATCGTGATCCTGATCTTCAAGAATGCCGGCGAAACGGCGGAGAGTGATGCCCTCTCCGTGGACAATTACCAGGCCCTGAAGCACTGA
- a CDS encoding MTH1187 family thiamine-binding protein, translated as MVLVAELTVIPAGGVQDTRRYVEAAVAKVRASGLLFEVDALGTTLQGELDDVLRVAREAHRAVLAAGAGRVFTEIRLDERAGQALTIARETLRYRGLPLLRSAR; from the coding sequence ATGGTGCTGGTCGCAGAACTGACGGTGATCCCCGCAGGAGGGGTCCAGGATACCCGGCGTTATGTTGAAGCGGCGGTGGCGAAGGTTCGCGCGAGTGGCCTCCTCTTCGAGGTTGATGCGCTGGGCACGACCTTGCAGGGTGAGTTGGATGACGTGCTGCGCGTGGCCCGCGAGGCCCATCGGGCCGTGCTGGCGGCCGGGGCGGGTCGGGTCTTTACCGAAATCCGCCTTGACGAGCGGGCCGGGCAGGCCCTGACGATTGCGCGGGAAACCTTGCGCTATCGGGGGCTGCCGCTCCTGAGAAGTGCGCGGTGA
- a CDS encoding NADH-quinone oxidoreductase subunit M — MSIFLTSLIVFPLLAGLALMVFSGREDAAFSRWAALVVSVANALASFGLLAGMRPGPHGLDLLAFEEKRAWVESFGITYWLRVDGFSTFLIVLAAVATAVAVAASWNLARDRAHVYFGCMLMLSGAMIGVLAAADLFLFYVFWELMLIPAFFLVGLFGGPERRPAVIKFVLYTMVGSLLMLVGVVFLGWQHMQARGNWSFALDALTGLPLAAGPRTAMLMFLTFVLAFGIKAALFPFHTWLPAAYSQAPMPVTFLLSAVMAKLGIYGLLRIAFPLFPAAAEQAASVLVALAVTGVVYAAFTALAQDDARLVVAYASISHLGVILLGAFSFTQQAVVGSVFHLVGHAVTTGALFLLVGFMAERRGSTLIADWGGAARVMPVFATFFMLVMLASVGLPGLSAFVGEFMILLGAWKGQAIPTALAATSIILGAAYMLWWYQRAMFGPVSQPEVARLPDLNLREGAALMPIVVAVIVLGVYPQPVVAAIAPASVRYLATFGLKADAPPTASPKSLKAPERHPH, encoded by the coding sequence ATGTCGATCTTTCTGACCTCTCTCATTGTCTTTCCTTTACTCGCCGGCCTTGCCCTGATGGTCTTCTCCGGCCGGGAGGACGCGGCCTTTTCGCGTTGGGCCGCGCTGGTCGTCTCCGTGGCCAATGCGCTGGCCTCTTTCGGCTTGCTGGCCGGTATGCGGCCAGGGCCTCACGGGCTCGACCTGTTGGCCTTTGAGGAAAAGCGGGCCTGGGTGGAAAGCTTTGGCATCACTTACTGGCTGCGGGTCGATGGTTTTTCGACCTTCCTGATCGTGCTGGCCGCCGTGGCGACCGCCGTGGCGGTCGCTGCCAGTTGGAATCTGGCCCGTGACCGCGCGCACGTGTACTTCGGCTGCATGTTGATGCTGTCCGGCGCCATGATCGGGGTCCTGGCGGCGGCTGACCTCTTCCTGTTCTACGTGTTCTGGGAATTGATGCTGATTCCGGCGTTCTTCCTGGTCGGCCTTTTCGGTGGACCTGAACGCCGGCCGGCAGTGATCAAGTTTGTGCTCTACACCATGGTCGGCTCCCTGCTGATGCTGGTAGGGGTGGTTTTCCTGGGATGGCAGCACATGCAGGCCCGCGGTAACTGGAGTTTCGCCTTGGATGCGCTGACCGGCCTGCCGCTGGCGGCTGGGCCTCGCACCGCGATGCTGATGTTCCTGACCTTCGTGCTGGCCTTCGGAATCAAGGCGGCGCTGTTTCCCTTCCATACCTGGCTGCCAGCCGCTTACAGCCAGGCTCCCATGCCGGTCACCTTCTTGCTGTCCGCGGTGATGGCCAAGCTTGGTATCTATGGCTTGTTGCGCATCGCCTTCCCGCTGTTTCCGGCCGCTGCCGAACAAGCGGCCTCGGTGCTGGTGGCCCTGGCCGTGACCGGGGTGGTCTATGCGGCCTTCACGGCACTGGCGCAGGACGACGCTCGTTTGGTGGTGGCCTATGCATCGATCAGTCACCTGGGTGTGATTCTGCTTGGCGCTTTCAGCTTCACCCAGCAAGCGGTGGTCGGCTCCGTCTTCCACCTTGTGGGCCACGCCGTCACCACGGGGGCGCTGTTCCTGCTGGTCGGCTTCATGGCCGAGCGTCGCGGCTCTACGTTGATCGCTGACTGGGGTGGTGCGGCCCGTGTGATGCCGGTTTTTGCCACCTTCTTCATGCTGGTGATGCTCGCGTCGGTCGGCCTGCCAGGTTTGTCGGCCTTCGTGGGTGAGTTCATGATTCTGCTGGGCGCCTGGAAGGGCCAGGCGATCCCGACGGCCCTGGCCGCCACCTCCATTATTCTGGGGGCCGCCTACATGTTGTGGTGGTATCAGCGGGCCATGTTCGGCCCCGTCTCGCAGCCCGAGGTGGCTCGCTTGCCCGACCTCAACCTGCGAGAAGGCGCGGCCCTCATGCCGATCGTGGTGGCCGTGATTGTGCTGGGTGTATACCCGCAACCTGTGGTGGCGGCGATCGCCCCGGCCTCCGTGCGTTACCTCGCGACCTTCGGTCTGAAGGCCGACGCGCCTCCCACTGCTTCTCCCAAGTCGCTCAAGGCGCCCGAACGCCACCCCCATTAA
- a CDS encoding archease yields MSAATRSALIAGISARTAGYRLLPHPADIGLAFWGPTRAAAFAQAAYGLTALLGGVCDDHSRRRAVNWQLAGHDDSERLVDLLSRLVWSADAEGRLFSSFRVDARQSEPVRVTAAGHARRRSGGYDVKAVTYHQLAFQPSPEGWAGQVFFDV; encoded by the coding sequence GTGAGCGCCGCGACGCGAAGCGCGCTCATCGCGGGAATCTCCGCCCGGACGGCGGGGTATCGGCTGCTACCCCACCCAGCCGATATTGGCCTGGCCTTCTGGGGGCCGACCCGGGCAGCGGCCTTCGCGCAAGCCGCCTACGGTCTGACGGCGCTGCTGGGGGGCGTGTGCGACGACCATTCTCGGCGACGAGCGGTGAATTGGCAGCTGGCTGGGCATGACGATTCGGAACGCCTGGTGGACTTGCTGTCGCGCTTGGTCTGGAGCGCGGATGCGGAAGGACGCCTGTTCAGCTCGTTTCGTGTCGACGCTCGGCAGAGTGAGCCGGTGCGGGTGACGGCAGCCGGGCACGCCCGGCGTCGTTCTGGCGGCTACGACGTCAAGGCGGTCACTTACCATCAATTGGCCTTTCAACCATCGCCGGAGGGCTGGGCCGGGCAGGTGTTTTTTGATGTCTGA